The region agaaaacgaattttgtaatatattcaaggggaatagtatatataataatgcaaACAAAACCGAAATTATTGACAATAAAGATGAAGAAATAGAATATaacacaaataaaaaattttatgatgaaaaatatattgataaggaaataaattttaaaagcTTTGAAGGttctgaaaaaatatttgataaaaatataagtgGTAGTTTCTCtgtatataaaagaaatgtAAAATCAAGCAATTATATggatgaaaatataaattacaataacaattttaattatttagcaaataatgaaaattataaacatGAAGAAATGGATGGTGGAAAAGAAATcgtaaaatataatagttaTTGTGGTGATTTATCAAAAgacaaaaatattgaatataataatgtaacATATTTAgataatgatgataaaaaaaaaaaaaaatcatttcTTTATAGTATGTGTTCATTCAAAAACATATTGACAAAGAATGATGATGTTCTTCcctataataataaacataaagaagaattatatgtaaataaaaaatatatttctaatCTGCTTTTTAATAGTTTACAAAAACCATATAGAACATTAAAAAGTGTAAAAGATTTTTTTAcacataatataattagaaataaaaatagacaaagttttgaaaatataaatcacCGAAGTAAAGAAGTATTAAAACAAGATATTAAAGCATTGGAATTTAtgtcaaaaaaattatatttcttattaGATGAAGTAATAAAAGAGCaaataagaataaataaaagtacAACATTTTCAGGAAtgcttttatatttattaggAATAATTATGTCGATATTATgtttatacaaaattataaaaacttgttatattatatatatggtaGAAGttcattataaatttatatatacttatagTAGTGGTCAtgcattaatattattttattcaaaaaacatggatttttcatttataaatgatttaaaaaatgtactAAACAttgtacatataaatataaatttagatAATTATGTAGTATCAATAACATcaatattgttattatgttttatatttacaaatctaaaaacatttatggaaaaaattataaaattaagaTATTCGACAAAATCATCtttatattcaaatttagctattttattaatgtgTGAATTAATGGGTTTATATTTCTCTGCTTACTGTATCCAACTATTTGATTATCTTCCCGTtaaggaaaaaattaaaatgatatatatattttttaataataacatcCTGAATTTATTCAAGCTTAAATACCATTTTGACTTTGTTTATGTTGTATCCTTGTTTATTTCTTTGCTCCTAATCAAAATTCACCACAAAAACAGGTCAGAAAGTTTCAGTGAGTTGTGATATCTGAAGAGGGAATTTCAAATTCAACTTaccaaaaaatgaagagcCTGATGGTGCCGTTTTGGATTCAATTCCCCGTTGCCCAcatttttcactttttcatttttaaaatttgtgCTCAATTTTGATTATTCTACATTAATAAAACCATAACATCCatgataattatttaaattttgtccaaataatttaaaaaaggtGTAAACAGCCTCAGGCTTGTTTAAATAGCTAAAGATATACACATACAAGAAAA is a window of Plasmodium berghei ANKA genome assembly, chromosome: 10 DNA encoding:
- a CDS encoding protein GPR89, putative, with the translated sequence MISITVSFLFIYHLILLILGIVFFENYLFKDFDNSFSLVKIIFCFSFVLCLSLLSMIMFEILGFITTSLKLFIWYIDITFLVLFIYLIIPISLIYTYVTYEDEKISNSLFKFKYFYSALKKMKNNKKINNNNEDKSDFMRRLVYVSDDIINKMKNYNNKIKSQNKKKIFKIIIGCIIILPLIWFTLYKISVVTFKSNSDVYDKYDIYNIDNILKEKLNIINKEFADEYDTNNEKNKNIFFIKIMKNLLIYISVTGMTIVSALSAFTSLYSPYTNISNFFFFVKIKKVKAIEKKIIFIKDELCSKKKLLLLYQYPNLLNDYIKNQKNQNSMSNFTSNSFYNTNINKTHINDLNSHNNFGDRRYEYSNISNVNNIISYKENDGVLLNASPDMSYFQNNNRIDNIDSNKYYNNDKTECHKTDNDIEYISSKPFKKCNLYLGTHKSIYKDIHDTFMKKENEFCNIFKGNSIYNNANKTEIIDNKDEEIEYNTNKKFYDEKYIDKEINFKSFEGSEKIFDKNISGSFSVYKRNVKSSNYMDENINYNNNFNYLANNENYKHEEMDGGKEIVKYNSYCGDLSKDKNIEYNNVTYLDNDDKKKKKSFLYSMCSFKNILTKNDDVLPYNNKHKEELYVNKKYISNLLFNSLQKPYRTLKSVKDFFTHNIIRNKNRQSFENINHRSKEVLKQDIKALEFMSKKLYFLLDEVIKEQIRINKSTTFSGMLLYLLGIIMSILCLYKIIKTCYIIYMVEVHYKFIYTYSSGHALILFYSKNMDFSFINDLKNVLNIVHININLDNYVVSITSILLLCFIFTNLKTFMEKIIKLRYSTKSSLYSNLAILLMCELMGLYFSAYCIQLFDYLPVKEKIKMIYIFFNNNILNLFKLKYHFDFVYVVSLFISLLLIKIHHKNRSESFSEL